The following proteins are co-located in the Rheinheimera salexigens genome:
- a CDS encoding aminotransferase class I/II-fold pyridoxal phosphate-dependent enzyme, with protein MKLEQLQQALMQREAQQLKRSPVVLQQYKGRVIRVANKDYINFSGNDYLGLACDPQVLQAYADGALRYGAGSTGSPLVTGQHAIHQQLNDTLCEWLGFERSLLFSSGFAANQAMLMTLSDKHDVLLLDKLSHASLIDAAQHSTASFKRFAHNDLSALAQQLQRHQEANAMVVTEGVFSMDGDSPDLAATAKLCQQHNAYLLLDDAHGIGMLGEQGRGSAAAQQVASSELFCSMANFGKALGVAGAFIGASSTVIDYLEQFARHYVYSTGLSPALCAAVLTSIRLCREQQWRRDKLQQNIQLFRQLAIAADLPILTSNTAIQAVIIGSSEQALQLSAALKQPQIWLSAIRPPTVPVGSARLRVTLSSQHQTADIHQLITYLRQNYDLIA; from the coding sequence GGCCGGGTTATCCGAGTTGCTAATAAAGATTATATTAATTTTTCTGGCAACGATTACTTAGGCTTAGCTTGTGATCCACAGGTTTTACAAGCTTACGCCGACGGGGCGCTTCGTTATGGTGCCGGTAGTACTGGCTCGCCGCTGGTTACCGGCCAGCATGCTATTCATCAGCAGCTAAACGATACGTTATGCGAGTGGTTAGGTTTTGAGCGCAGCTTATTGTTTTCATCGGGCTTTGCAGCTAATCAAGCCATGCTAATGACGTTAAGCGATAAGCATGATGTTTTATTGTTAGATAAATTAAGCCACGCCTCGTTAATTGATGCCGCGCAACATAGCACCGCTAGCTTTAAACGCTTTGCTCATAATGATTTATCGGCATTAGCACAGCAGTTACAGCGCCATCAAGAGGCTAATGCCATGGTCGTCACGGAAGGGGTGTTTAGCATGGACGGCGATAGCCCTGATCTTGCTGCTACTGCCAAACTGTGCCAACAACATAACGCCTATTTATTACTGGATGATGCCCATGGCATTGGCATGTTAGGCGAGCAAGGTCGGGGCAGTGCCGCCGCGCAACAAGTTGCTTCGTCTGAGTTATTTTGCAGTATGGCTAATTTTGGTAAAGCTTTGGGGGTGGCTGGGGCATTTATTGGCGCCAGCAGCACCGTTATTGATTATTTAGAGCAATTTGCGCGGCATTATGTGTATAGCACGGGTTTATCACCCGCACTGTGCGCAGCCGTGTTAACCAGTATAAGGTTATGCCGTGAACAGCAATGGCGCCGAGATAAGTTACAGCAAAATATTCAGCTGTTTAGGCAGTTAGCCATCGCTGCCGATTTACCTATATTAACGTCTAACACTGCCATTCAAGCGGTAATCATCGGCAGTTCAGAGCAGGCATTACAACTTAGTGCCGCTTTAAAACAACCGCAGATTTGGCTCAGCGCCATTAGACCTCCAACAGTGCCGGTTGGTAGTGCAAGGTTACGCGTTACATTAAGTAGCCAGCATCAAACTGCTGATATTCATCAGCTTATTACATATTTAAGGCAGAATTATGACCTTATTGCCTGA
- a CDS encoding LLM class flavin-dependent oxidoreductase: MSNEESSLTNVKLSVLELAPVRDTGDTAEALHNALALAQHVEALGYSRFWVAEHHNMDGIASSAVAVLLGYLAAGTKSIRLGSGGIMLPNHAPLVIAEQFGTLETLYPGRIELGLGRAPGSDQYTAHALRRARSGSAEDFPQDVAELQHYLRPAKPGQRVVATPGNGTNVPLWLLGSSLFSAQLAAELGLPYAFASHFAPRFMQQAITLYRDNFKPSAELAKPYVMLGVPLLAAETDEQAEYLATTAYQRILALVRGDSLKMKPPVHSMQGLWLPHEQQAVENFFAMAVVGGPDKVKAGLQRIVNETQADELIFTCDLYNASDRLKSFELAMQAKQS; this comes from the coding sequence ATGTCGAATGAAGAGTCTAGTTTAACCAATGTTAAACTGTCAGTGCTTGAGTTGGCTCCGGTGCGTGATACCGGAGATACAGCCGAGGCCTTGCATAATGCTTTGGCGTTAGCTCAGCATGTTGAGGCGTTAGGCTACTCACGTTTTTGGGTAGCAGAGCACCACAACATGGACGGTATTGCTAGCTCTGCTGTTGCCGTGCTGTTGGGGTATTTAGCAGCGGGCACGAAAAGTATTCGTTTAGGCTCGGGTGGTATTATGTTGCCCAATCATGCTCCGTTAGTGATAGCAGAGCAGTTTGGTACCCTTGAAACCTTGTACCCAGGCCGAATTGAGCTTGGGTTGGGCCGGGCACCAGGCTCAGATCAGTATACCGCACATGCATTAAGACGCGCTCGCTCTGGAAGTGCAGAGGACTTTCCGCAAGATGTAGCTGAATTACAGCACTATTTGCGGCCGGCCAAACCAGGACAACGCGTAGTAGCTACCCCTGGCAATGGCACCAATGTACCGCTTTGGTTGCTGGGCTCTAGCTTATTTAGCGCCCAATTGGCGGCTGAGTTAGGCTTACCTTATGCCTTTGCCTCCCATTTTGCGCCGCGTTTTATGCAGCAAGCCATCACCTTATACCGAGATAACTTTAAGCCTTCAGCAGAACTTGCCAAGCCTTATGTCATGTTAGGCGTACCTTTGCTGGCAGCTGAGACTGACGAGCAGGCTGAATATTTAGCGACCACCGCTTATCAACGCATTTTAGCACTGGTGCGGGGCGACTCGTTAAAAATGAAACCACCGGTACACAGCATGCAAGGATTATGGCTACCGCATGAGCAGCAAGCGGTTGAAAACTTCTTTGCTATGGCTGTAGTGGGTGGCCCAGACAAAGTTAAAGCAGGCTTACAGCGAATTGTTAATGAGACACAGGCCGATGAATTAATATTCACCTGTGATTTGTATAACGCTAGCGATAGGTTGAAAAGTTTTGAACTGGCAATGCAAGCCAAGCAAAGCTAG
- a CDS encoding zinc ribbon domain-containing protein YjdM, with amino-acid sequence MSTLPACPKCASVFTYEDGVLLVCPECGHEWSADAADTSSDTKVIRDSAGNELQDGDTVTVIKDLKVKGSSAVVKIGTKVKNIRLVEADHDIDCKIDGFGQMSLKSEFVRKV; translated from the coding sequence ATGAGTACTTTACCGGCCTGCCCTAAATGCGCATCTGTGTTTACTTATGAAGATGGTGTTTTATTAGTTTGCCCAGAATGTGGCCATGAATGGTCTGCAGATGCTGCTGACACCTCAAGTGATACCAAAGTTATTCGTGATTCTGCAGGTAATGAATTACAAGATGGTGATACCGTCACAGTGATTAAAGACTTAAAAGTTAAAGGTTCGTCAGCAGTGGTTAAAATTGGCACTAAAGTGAAAAACATTCGTTTAGTGGAAGCTGATCATGATATTGATTGTAAAATTGATGGTTTTGGCCAAATGAGCCTAAAATCGGAATTTGTGCGTAAAGTTTAA
- a CDS encoding S41 family peptidase, producing MKLRYSVLSSALVACLMGSAYAADGYYRSPTLHNQQIIFTAEGDLWQASTHAADARRVTSHLAEESQAIISADGKQVAFVANYEGADEIYIMPLAGGSAKRLSFENSRVRIQQWLSDGRILYSTDSAVGPSNYWVLKTVDPTTLQRESIPLADASGGSIDDSGKQLFFTRFGISLSADNTKVYRGGALGELWRWQLDSDKEAVLLSKQHQGNISQPMYYQQRVYFVSDADGNSNIWSVDSQGNDFKQHSFHKEWRIGRASLSNGQIVYQLGADLHLLNLNDNSSQPVNIALASDRVQQRERWLDKPLNYLTSAHYQSQQADSQLAVITARGQIVISATGKRRLVQVDTPEGSRSREAVLSKDGNWVYAINDSSGENEIWRFAADGSKNHKQLTKDGTSHRWQLALSPDGRYIAHDDKAGDLWLLDVNSGKNSKVYQEGIGLRGYSDLVWSADSQLLAFTLNAANGERARLGLYNLADKQAQLITSAKYDSYSPTISPDGLWLYFVSNRKFTATPGSPWGDRNMGPMFDQRSEIFAVSLKQQACFGFRPEQELDSCNDKAALDSRNGKKGNLVDWQGVQQRLWQVPVAASNYYKLALNDKRLYMLDRATGANSKRQLKQVELSRTEAKVTTFASDVADYQLAADGKTLFVRQPTKDGKAEMLVVAATDKLPKELKHNRLNINNWQLALSPTEEWQQMFADAWRMHRDFLFDKGMRGLDWQASKEKYQPLLARVTDRYELDDVFAQMMGELNALHSQVRGGEYRQTDTQPKVASLGARFVAQKSGLKVEQIYRSDPEVLAMLSPLAKPGVDISEGDIITAVNGTPVNTEADLIQQLRNQAGKQVLLNVQRGKKQWQTVVVPAGQDSRLRYQDWVWHNQQKVTEQSNNEFGYLHLYAMGSGDVSNFAREFYANYDKKGLIIDVRRNRGGNIDSWIIEKLLRKAWAFWQPTQGAAYTNMQQTFRGHLVVLTDQLTYSDGETFAAGVKSLGLAPLVGKRTAGAGVWLSGRNRLSDNGMARVAETAQYAMDGSWIIEGYGVSPDVEVDNLPYATFNGEDAQLQHALDYLNKQLFQQPITPLKATLPTSGIAVDVKAL from the coding sequence ATGAAATTGCGTTACTCGGTATTAAGCTCAGCTTTAGTTGCTTGCCTTATGGGCTCGGCCTACGCAGCGGATGGTTATTACCGCTCACCGACCTTACATAACCAACAAATAATTTTTACCGCTGAAGGCGACTTATGGCAAGCCAGCACTCATGCTGCCGACGCGCGTCGGGTAACCAGCCATTTGGCCGAAGAAAGCCAAGCTATTATTTCTGCCGACGGTAAACAAGTGGCATTTGTAGCCAATTATGAAGGTGCCGATGAAATTTATATCATGCCTTTGGCTGGCGGTAGCGCTAAACGTTTAAGCTTTGAAAATAGCCGAGTGCGTATACAGCAGTGGCTAAGTGACGGCAGAATTTTATATAGCACTGACAGTGCCGTTGGGCCATCAAACTATTGGGTATTAAAAACCGTTGATCCTACAACTTTACAACGTGAAAGCATTCCATTAGCAGATGCATCAGGCGGTAGCATTGATGACAGTGGTAAACAGTTATTCTTTACCCGATTTGGTATTTCATTATCTGCCGACAACACTAAAGTGTATCGCGGTGGTGCCTTAGGTGAATTATGGCGCTGGCAGTTAGACTCAGATAAAGAAGCCGTATTATTAAGTAAACAGCATCAAGGTAATATTAGTCAGCCGATGTATTACCAACAGAGAGTTTATTTTGTTAGTGATGCTGATGGTAATAGCAATATTTGGTCAGTTGACAGCCAAGGTAATGACTTTAAGCAACATAGCTTTCATAAAGAATGGCGTATAGGCCGTGCTAGTTTGTCTAATGGCCAAATTGTTTATCAGTTAGGCGCCGATTTACACTTGCTCAATCTAAATGATAATAGCAGTCAGCCGGTTAACATTGCGCTGGCGTCTGATCGAGTACAGCAACGCGAGCGGTGGTTAGACAAACCCTTAAATTACTTAACCAGTGCCCATTATCAAAGCCAGCAAGCCGATAGCCAATTAGCCGTTATTACGGCACGGGGTCAAATTGTTATCTCGGCAACCGGTAAGCGACGTTTAGTCCAAGTTGATACGCCAGAAGGTAGTCGCTCACGTGAAGCGGTGCTAAGCAAAGATGGCAATTGGGTTTATGCTATTAACGATAGTAGTGGTGAAAATGAAATATGGCGCTTTGCCGCCGATGGCAGTAAAAATCATAAACAACTAACCAAAGATGGCACTAGCCATCGTTGGCAATTAGCGTTATCGCCTGATGGTCGATATATTGCCCATGATGATAAAGCCGGCGATTTATGGTTGCTCGATGTTAATAGTGGTAAAAATAGCAAAGTCTATCAAGAGGGTATTGGTTTACGTGGCTACTCTGATTTAGTTTGGTCTGCAGATAGTCAGTTATTAGCGTTTACCCTAAATGCGGCTAATGGCGAACGGGCAAGGCTTGGCTTATATAACTTAGCCGATAAACAGGCTCAGCTGATTACTTCTGCAAAATATGATTCTTATTCACCGACCATAAGCCCAGACGGCTTATGGCTGTACTTTGTATCCAATCGTAAATTTACTGCCACACCCGGTAGCCCTTGGGGCGATCGCAATATGGGGCCGATGTTTGATCAACGCAGTGAAATATTTGCCGTCAGCTTAAAGCAACAAGCCTGTTTTGGCTTTAGACCCGAGCAGGAGTTAGATAGCTGTAATGATAAAGCCGCATTAGACAGTCGCAATGGTAAAAAAGGTAACTTAGTGGACTGGCAAGGTGTGCAACAACGTTTATGGCAAGTGCCAGTGGCGGCTAGTAATTATTATAAGTTAGCCCTTAACGATAAACGTTTATACATGTTAGATCGTGCTACAGGTGCTAATAGTAAACGACAGTTAAAACAAGTTGAGTTAAGTCGTACTGAAGCCAAAGTAACTACCTTTGCTAGTGATGTAGCTGATTACCAACTGGCAGCCGATGGCAAAACGTTATTTGTACGTCAGCCAACTAAAGACGGCAAAGCCGAGATGTTAGTAGTAGCGGCGACGGACAAGTTGCCAAAAGAATTAAAGCATAATCGGTTAAATATTAATAATTGGCAATTAGCGCTGTCACCTACTGAAGAGTGGCAGCAAATGTTTGCTGATGCTTGGCGGATGCATCGTGATTTCTTATTTGATAAAGGCATGCGCGGACTGGATTGGCAGGCCAGTAAAGAAAAGTATCAACCGTTGCTGGCGCGAGTTACAGACCGTTATGAATTAGATGATGTGTTTGCGCAAATGATGGGCGAGTTAAATGCCCTACATTCCCAAGTGCGTGGTGGCGAGTATCGTCAAACTGATACCCAACCTAAAGTCGCTAGTTTAGGCGCCCGTTTTGTGGCGCAAAAATCTGGGCTTAAAGTAGAACAAATTTATCGTTCTGATCCGGAAGTGTTAGCCATGCTATCGCCATTAGCTAAACCGGGGGTTGATATTAGCGAAGGCGATATTATAACCGCCGTAAATGGCACGCCAGTTAATACCGAAGCTGACTTAATTCAACAGTTGCGTAATCAAGCCGGTAAACAAGTATTACTGAATGTGCAGCGTGGTAAAAAGCAATGGCAAACGGTGGTTGTTCCCGCAGGTCAAGATAGCCGGTTACGTTATCAAGATTGGGTGTGGCATAACCAACAAAAAGTAACAGAGCAAAGTAATAATGAGTTTGGTTATTTACATTTGTATGCAATGGGCAGCGGCGACGTATCGAATTTTGCTCGTGAATTTTATGCTAATTATGATAAAAAAGGCTTAATCATCGACGTTAGACGTAATCGCGGCGGTAACATTGATAGCTGGATTATTGAAAAACTATTACGTAAAGCATGGGCTTTTTGGCAACCTACGCAGGGAGCGGCTTATACCAACATGCAACAAACTTTTCGTGGTCATTTAGTGGTGCTTACAGATCAACTAACCTACTCAGATGGCGAAACCTTTGCAGCGGGTGTCAAAAGCTTAGGCTTAGCTCCATTAGTGGGTAAGCGAACCGCAGGGGCGGGCGTCTGGTTATCTGGCCGCAATCGTTTAAGTGATAATGGTATGGCGAGGGTGGCTGAAACCGCGCAGTATGCAATGGATGGTAGTTGGATCATTGAAGGCTATGGTGTTAGCCCTGACGTAGAAGTAGACAACTTACCTTATGCTACCTTTAACGGTGAAGATGCGCAGTTGCAACATGCGCTAGACTATTTAAATAAGCAGCTATTTCAACAACCCATAACCCCGCTTAAAGCAACGCTGCCAACAAGCGGTATTGCTGTGGATGTTAAAGCTTTATAA
- the bioC gene encoding malonyl-ACP O-methyltransferase BioC, which translates to MTLLPDLAIQQQLSQQLAAQLHQQAPITAQIAQRFGKARESYVGAARLQQQVALNALTLLPSTSQGHLVDLGCGPGWLHPKFTEYCQQLTAIDLSQDMLAKAAELALAKEYLQADAAHLPLADNSVDKVFSSLMLQWCPKPSQVLSEMERVLANNGQFVISTLVQGSLDELRHAFATLDNENHVNEFLPAEQLMKLCQQIPGINWQFVQRSYPLYYPDVISLARELKALGANQVVGKKRLGLTGKQYWQQLAQAYEQHRTAIGLKASYQVLFIYGKKLGPTNEPEHEL; encoded by the coding sequence ATGACCTTATTGCCTGATCTCGCTATACAGCAACAACTTAGCCAGCAACTAGCCGCGCAATTGCATCAACAAGCGCCGATTACGGCGCAAATAGCTCAGCGTTTTGGTAAAGCCCGTGAAAGCTATGTTGGCGCGGCGCGTTTACAACAACAGGTGGCGTTAAACGCATTAACGTTATTACCCAGCACAAGCCAAGGCCATTTAGTAGATTTAGGCTGTGGTCCAGGTTGGCTGCATCCTAAGTTTACAGAATACTGTCAACAGTTAACCGCAATTGATCTTAGCCAAGATATGTTAGCTAAAGCCGCAGAGTTAGCTTTAGCTAAAGAGTATCTACAAGCAGATGCAGCACATTTACCGCTAGCGGATAACAGTGTTGATAAGGTGTTTTCTAGCTTAATGCTGCAATGGTGCCCTAAACCAAGCCAGGTGTTATCCGAAATGGAACGGGTTTTAGCCAACAACGGTCAGTTTGTGATTAGCACTTTAGTTCAAGGTTCGCTAGATGAACTACGCCATGCTTTTGCGACGTTGGATAATGAAAACCATGTTAATGAATTTCTACCGGCCGAACAGCTAATGAAGCTTTGTCAGCAAATACCCGGTATTAATTGGCAATTTGTGCAGCGCAGTTATCCATTATATTACCCCGACGTAATAAGCTTAGCCCGAGAGTTAAAAGCATTAGGGGCCAACCAAGTAGTGGGTAAAAAACGTTTAGGCTTAACTGGCAAACAGTATTGGCAGCAACTTGCGCAAGCTTATGAACAACATCGTACTGCCATCGGTTTAAAAGCCAGTTATCAGGTGTTATTTATCTATGGCAAAAAACTTGGGCCAACAAATGAGCCAGAACATGAGCTGTAA
- the bioD gene encoding dethiobiotin synthase, with protein sequence MAKNLGQQMSQNMSCKTVFITATDTDAGKTYVSVMLLQGLKQLNQQVIAVKPIAAGGLEVSGHMANENSDALLLQQHSSNALPHSWHNPLFFQQPVAPHLAAALSQQPINEAVLNHSLQQWQQHPADVCVIEGAGGWLLPLNNKRYLADWVAEHKLAVIVVIGVKLGCLNHAMLTLREIERSGCKIVGWVANCVDPHMLLLEQNIQDLQQRISQPCLAVLPFQPCTQLSTKDSDPTHPTHNSAYAEQAKQLATAVMALL encoded by the coding sequence ATGGCAAAAAACTTGGGCCAACAAATGAGCCAGAACATGAGCTGTAAAACGGTATTTATTACTGCAACCGATACCGATGCCGGTAAAACCTATGTCAGTGTGATGTTGCTGCAAGGACTTAAGCAGTTAAATCAGCAAGTGATAGCGGTTAAGCCTATAGCCGCCGGCGGTCTTGAGGTAAGCGGTCATATGGCAAATGAGAATAGCGACGCCTTATTATTGCAACAACATTCTAGTAACGCGTTACCACACTCTTGGCATAACCCACTGTTTTTTCAGCAACCGGTAGCACCGCATTTAGCGGCAGCGCTAAGTCAGCAACCTATTAATGAAGCAGTGCTTAATCATAGCTTGCAACAGTGGCAACAACATCCTGCAGATGTTTGTGTCATAGAAGGCGCTGGTGGTTGGTTACTGCCACTAAATAATAAACGCTATTTGGCTGACTGGGTGGCCGAACATAAACTAGCGGTGATTGTGGTGATAGGCGTAAAATTAGGCTGCTTAAATCACGCTATGTTAACCCTGCGTGAAATAGAGCGCAGTGGCTGCAAGATTGTTGGTTGGGTGGCCAATTGCGTAGATCCGCACATGTTATTGTTAGAACAAAACATTCAAGACTTGCAACAGAGGATTAGCCAGCCATGTTTAGCGGTATTGCCTTTTCAGCCTTGCACTCAGCTAAGTACTAAGGACTCTGACCCCACACATCCAACACATAATAGCGCCTATGCTGAACAAGCCAAACAATTGGCTACAGCTGTTATGGCATTGCTTTAA
- a CDS encoding TIGR02647 family protein translates to MSITPDLTAEVRILARYNLDSTMEGLKVHQNADAQTKQAIQRLFEKGLVNQPDGGYLTELGMSCAEHIQSALRILDHSKETA, encoded by the coding sequence ATGTCAATAACACCTGATTTAACTGCAGAAGTTCGTATTTTAGCCCGCTATAATCTTGATAGCACAATGGAAGGTTTAAAAGTGCATCAAAATGCTGATGCACAAACTAAACAGGCCATACAACGCTTGTTCGAAAAAGGCTTAGTTAATCAACCTGATGGTGGTTATTTAACCGAGTTAGGTATGAGTTGTGCCGAACATATTCAATCCGCACTACGCATTTTGGACCATTCTAAAGAAACGGCGTAA
- a CDS encoding pyridoxal-phosphate-dependent aminotransferase family protein, giving the protein MGPGPSDVHPQVLAAQAKPTIGHLDPLFITMMDELKQLLQYAFQTRNEMTLAVSAPGSAGMETCFVNLLQPGDSVIVCRNGVFGERMRQNVVRCGATAITVDNAWGEPVSPAAVEQALKDHPEVKFVAFVHAETSTGALSDAKTLCALAKKYNCLSIVDAVTSLGGSELRVDDWGIDAIYAGSQKCLSCVPGLSPVSFSPAAVEVIKARTVPVQSWFLDQSLVMAYWSGGAKRSYHHTAPVNALYALHESLRLLAAEGLEQAWQRHNDMHQLLKTGLEPLGLNFVVAQESRLPQLNAVFIPEGVDDAAVRKQLLEDYNLEIGAGLGDLAGKAWRIGLMGYAAKRENVALCLQALQNVLVKSA; this is encoded by the coding sequence ATGGGGCCGGGCCCATCGGATGTGCATCCACAAGTGTTAGCGGCGCAAGCAAAACCAACTATTGGCCATTTAGATCCGTTGTTTATTACCATGATGGATGAGTTAAAGCAGCTATTACAGTATGCGTTTCAAACCCGTAATGAAATGACGTTAGCCGTATCGGCACCCGGCAGTGCGGGCATGGAAACTTGTTTTGTTAATTTACTGCAGCCTGGTGATAGCGTTATTGTCTGTCGTAATGGTGTGTTTGGCGAGCGCATGCGCCAAAACGTGGTGCGCTGTGGTGCAACAGCTATTACCGTTGATAACGCTTGGGGCGAACCTGTATCTCCCGCAGCTGTAGAGCAAGCGTTAAAAGATCACCCTGAAGTGAAGTTTGTGGCATTTGTTCATGCTGAAACCTCAACTGGCGCTTTGTCGGATGCGAAAACATTATGCGCCTTAGCTAAAAAATATAATTGTTTATCCATTGTTGATGCGGTGACCTCTTTAGGCGGCTCTGAGCTACGTGTTGATGACTGGGGTATTGATGCCATTTATGCGGGGAGTCAAAAATGTTTATCTTGCGTGCCGGGCTTATCACCCGTGTCTTTTTCACCGGCCGCAGTTGAAGTTATTAAAGCGCGAACTGTTCCGGTACAAAGCTGGTTTTTAGATCAAAGCTTAGTCATGGCTTATTGGAGCGGCGGTGCTAAGCGCAGTTATCATCATACGGCGCCAGTCAATGCCTTATATGCACTGCATGAGTCGCTACGTTTATTAGCGGCAGAAGGCTTAGAGCAAGCATGGCAACGCCATAACGATATGCATCAGTTACTTAAAACAGGTCTTGAACCATTAGGTTTAAATTTTGTGGTTGCCCAAGAGTCACGTTTACCGCAATTAAATGCCGTGTTCATCCCAGAGGGTGTTGATGACGCTGCCGTGCGTAAACAACTGCTTGAAGACTATAATTTAGAAATTGGCGCAGGCTTAGGAGACTTAGCCGGCAAAGCATGGCGCATAGGTCTTATGGGTTATGCCGCTAAGCGCGAAAATGTCGCCTTATGCTTACAAGCACTACAAAATGTATTAGTTAAATCTGCCTAA
- the htpX gene encoding protease HtpX → MKRIVLFLATNLAVIAVLSIVLNVVFSMLGVDRSSISGLLVFAAVFGFGGSFISLAISKWMAKRSTGAVVIEQPRNATEQWLMATVARQAKAANIGMPEVAVYDSPEMNAFATGMNRNNALVAVSTGLLRSMRQEEVEAVLAHEISHVANGDMVTLTLIQGVVNTFVIFFARLVAGMLNNSGNNNNQGGGFAYYATVFALEMVFGVLASIIVMWFSRQREYRADAGAARIEGPQKMIAALERLKGNSESHLEGSMMAFGIASGTKKSELFLSHPPLEKRIAALRGGAF, encoded by the coding sequence GTGAAAAGAATTGTTTTATTTTTAGCCACTAACTTGGCGGTAATCGCAGTGTTAAGCATCGTGCTTAACGTAGTGTTTAGTATGTTGGGTGTGGATCGCAGCAGTATTAGCGGTTTATTAGTGTTTGCTGCGGTGTTTGGTTTTGGTGGTTCGTTTATTTCGTTAGCTATTTCAAAATGGATGGCCAAGCGCTCAACCGGGGCAGTCGTAATAGAACAGCCGCGTAATGCCACTGAACAGTGGTTAATGGCAACGGTAGCTCGGCAAGCTAAAGCGGCTAATATTGGTATGCCAGAAGTGGCCGTATACGACTCACCTGAGATGAATGCGTTTGCCACTGGTATGAACCGCAATAATGCACTTGTTGCTGTCAGTACCGGCTTGTTGCGTAGTATGCGTCAAGAAGAAGTGGAAGCCGTATTAGCCCATGAAATATCTCACGTTGCAAATGGCGATATGGTGACGTTAACCTTAATTCAAGGTGTGGTGAATACGTTTGTTATCTTCTTTGCCCGCTTAGTTGCCGGTATGTTGAACAACAGCGGTAATAATAATAACCAAGGCGGTGGTTTTGCTTATTATGCCACTGTATTCGCGTTAGAAATGGTGTTTGGCGTGTTAGCGAGTATTATTGTGATGTGGTTTTCTCGTCAACGTGAATACCGTGCCGATGCCGGTGCCGCCAGAATTGAAGGCCCGCAGAAGATGATAGCTGCCTTAGAGCGTTTAAAAGGTAACTCTGAAAGTCATTTAGAAGGCAGTATGATGGCGTTTGGTATTGCTAGTGGCACTAAGAAGTCAGAGCTGTTTTTAAGTCATCCACCATTAGAAAAACGTATAGCTGCGTTACGTGGAGGTGCATTTTAA